One part of the Olleya sp. YS genome encodes these proteins:
- a CDS encoding M50 family metallopeptidase, whose translation MKLTAGKQQILYLVILLTTTILFWNTLLIYPIKLFVVMLHEMSHGLMAMLFGGDIIEIHIDRRIGGYCMYTMRPSFWGSFMTSSAGYLGSLFWGSLILILAVKLEKDKYITLAIGVLLLILSYFVLQSGVWFGTFMTIGLGAFMLVAFRFFGPLFHDLWLKFIGIICCAYVILDIKGDLIDNSNIGSDADKIAELTGIPSVLVGITWLIIALITLFFVLRYVYRLTKNSF comes from the coding sequence ATGAAACTAACCGCAGGAAAACAACAAATACTATACTTAGTTATACTATTGACTACAACAATTCTCTTTTGGAATACTTTACTTATTTACCCAATCAAATTATTTGTAGTCATGCTACATGAAATGAGTCATGGATTGATGGCTATGTTGTTTGGTGGAGATATTATAGAAATCCATATAGATAGACGTATTGGTGGTTATTGCATGTATACCATGAGACCAAGCTTTTGGGGAAGTTTTATGACCAGTAGTGCAGGTTATTTAGGAAGTTTATTTTGGGGTTCTTTGATACTAATACTTGCAGTTAAATTAGAAAAAGACAAATACATTACTTTAGCAATTGGAGTTTTATTGTTAATCCTCTCCTACTTTGTATTACAATCTGGCGTCTGGTTTGGCACCTTTATGACTATTGGATTAGGTGCTTTTATGTTAGTTGCCTTTCGGTTTTTTGGTCCTTTATTTCATGATTTGTGGTTAAAGTTTATTGGTATTATCTGTTGTGCATACGTTATTTTAGATATTAAAGGTGATTTGATTGACAACTCCAATATTGGTAGTGATGCAGATAAAATTGCAGAATTAACAGGAATACCAAGTGTTTTAGTTGGTATAACTTGGCTGATTATAGCATTAATTACGCTGTTTTTTGTGTTAAGATATGTCTATAGACTAACTAAAAACTCTTTTTAA
- a CDS encoding tRNA-(ms[2]io[6]A)-hydroxylase, with the protein MLHLKLETDPRWVTIAESNLEEILTDHAWCEQKAATNAITIITLNSEKEDLVTELLELAKEELEHFQMVHNIIKARGYTLGRERKDHYVNQLYKFMNKGGNRVQSMVDRLLFSAMIEARSCERFKLLSERIKDKELSKFYYDLMVSEAGHYTTFITFARKYGQDVDVDKRWKELVEFEGELIKSYGKSEGIHG; encoded by the coding sequence ATGCTTCACCTAAAACTAGAAACCGATCCACGTTGGGTTACTATTGCAGAATCTAATCTTGAAGAAATCTTAACAGATCATGCCTGGTGCGAGCAAAAAGCTGCTACAAATGCCATAACCATTATCACTTTAAATTCTGAAAAAGAAGATTTAGTAACAGAACTACTAGAATTAGCTAAGGAAGAACTAGAACACTTCCAAATGGTACATAATATTATAAAAGCACGTGGTTACACTTTGGGTCGCGAGCGTAAAGACCATTACGTCAACCAACTGTATAAGTTTATGAATAAAGGTGGAAATCGTGTGCAATCTATGGTGGACAGATTACTGTTTTCTGCAATGATTGAAGCACGTAGCTGTGAGCGTTTTAAATTACTTTCAGAGCGCATTAAAGACAAAGAACTTTCTAAATTTTATTATGATTTAATGGTTAGCGAAGCTGGACATTACACCACATTTATCACCTTTGCTCGCAAATACGGACAAGATGTAGATGTAGATAAACGTTGGAAGGAATTAGTAGAGTTTGAAGGTGAGCTCATTAAAAGCTATGGTAAAAGCGAAGGAATTCATGGTTAG